One genomic segment of Nitratidesulfovibrio sp. includes these proteins:
- a CDS encoding PAS domain S-box protein, which produces MDQGMDQWQVRILLFEDDPGDARLFSLLLAGSGLRHVIERAETLAEGLARLDGGAFDVALLDLSLPDSQGWDTLASLVAHAPELPVIVLTGLSSPSFAEEAVARGAQDYLRKGEVAEGLIGRTIRYAIDRKRAEGALRQHRQRLETIISANPDGMLVVDADARVRFANPAALAMLGRDAPDLPDMLGHPSPVPVRDDELDLCGEGDTPCLVEVRTAPVTWDDGPATLVALRDITAQRQAERALREAELRYRTIFEHSQDGISVYEHRDDGSAPRLVDCNRGYERMAGRTRDDLRAMDDVRTLQVLLGGRKAPDPFRDDGGLRGPQSVVYSWLRPDGRENWIESVSVPVRDGDKVLVFGIGRDVSRRRKQEEALQQSEARFRAVFEHAPLGVFITDQDGSLVKTNRLFNVLHGFAAAELPLGHFSELVHGHEAGDVRALFAELHRGERNGFFLETQHSRRDGTVFPVRLAVAAIRGRKGDLQYAVGMLEDISERRAAEAELQGYRARLENMVLERTRDLEQALRTAESQREKIDLILRSVSEGLLVTDPDHRVTLANPAAEDILGLAAPGDLVGEGVADLIEDAPLRKRLVHCLDDTMGGAPCQFGFSRPTETGGVHHYTASTSEVRDAGGVRTGVVTVLHDVTSERELDRMKNEFLTTAAHELRTPLTTILGFSELLVTGDDIPSAEQRQYLGYINEQAAMVTGIVADLLDISRIEMGQGFSLKRRPCDLVALIRRKVAAHIVGTRRHSFRLLLPETPVPAVVDADKVAQVLDNVLSNAVKYSPGGGVVEVRLRPGQGVHEVSVRDNGMGMSPEQLSRVFEKFYRGDASNTGIPGTGLGMSIVKYLIEAHGGEVAVESAKDVGTTVRFTLPTGPVGPTGA; this is translated from the coding sequence ATGGATCAGGGGATGGACCAGTGGCAGGTGCGCATACTGCTGTTCGAGGACGACCCCGGCGACGCCAGGCTGTTCAGCCTGCTGCTTGCCGGGTCGGGTCTGCGGCATGTCATCGAACGCGCGGAAACACTGGCCGAGGGGCTTGCCCGGTTGGATGGCGGCGCATTCGACGTGGCCCTGCTGGACCTCAGCCTGCCCGACAGCCAGGGCTGGGACACCCTGGCCAGCCTGGTCGCACATGCGCCTGAGCTGCCGGTCATCGTGCTGACCGGGCTTTCCAGCCCTTCCTTCGCCGAAGAGGCCGTGGCGCGCGGCGCCCAGGACTACCTGCGCAAGGGCGAGGTGGCCGAAGGCCTCATCGGCCGCACCATCCGCTACGCCATCGACCGCAAGCGGGCGGAGGGCGCGTTGCGCCAGCACCGTCAGCGGCTGGAAACCATCATCAGCGCCAACCCGGACGGCATGCTGGTGGTGGACGCCGACGCGCGGGTGCGCTTCGCCAATCCGGCGGCGCTTGCCATGCTGGGGCGCGACGCGCCCGACCTGCCCGACATGCTTGGCCATCCGTCGCCCGTGCCGGTGCGCGACGACGAACTGGACCTGTGCGGCGAGGGGGACACCCCCTGCCTGGTGGAGGTGCGCACCGCCCCGGTGACCTGGGATGACGGCCCGGCCACCCTGGTGGCCCTGCGCGACATCACCGCCCAGCGCCAGGCCGAACGCGCCCTGCGCGAGGCGGAGCTGCGGTACCGCACCATCTTCGAGCATTCGCAGGACGGCATATCCGTCTACGAACATCGCGACGACGGCAGTGCCCCCCGGTTGGTGGACTGCAACAGGGGCTACGAGCGCATGGCCGGGCGCACCCGCGACGACCTGCGCGCCATGGACGACGTACGCACGTTGCAGGTGTTGCTGGGCGGGCGCAAGGCACCCGATCCCTTCCGCGACGATGGCGGGCTGCGCGGTCCCCAGAGCGTCGTGTACTCGTGGCTGCGCCCTGACGGGCGCGAGAACTGGATAGAATCTGTGTCCGTGCCCGTGCGCGACGGCGACAAGGTGCTGGTTTTCGGCATCGGGCGCGACGTCAGCCGCCGCCGCAAGCAGGAAGAGGCGTTGCAGCAGAGCGAGGCGCGTTTTCGCGCCGTGTTCGAGCACGCCCCCCTGGGGGTGTTCATCACGGATCAGGACGGCAGCCTCGTCAAGACCAACCGGCTGTTCAACGTGCTGCACGGCTTTGCCGCTGCGGAACTGCCCCTGGGGCATTTTTCGGAACTGGTGCACGGTCACGAGGCGGGCGACGTGCGCGCACTGTTCGCGGAATTGCACCGGGGCGAACGCAACGGCTTCTTTCTGGAAACGCAGCATTCGCGGCGCGACGGCACGGTGTTTCCCGTGCGGCTGGCCGTGGCGGCCATCAGGGGGCGCAAGGGCGACCTGCAATACGCCGTGGGCATGCTGGAGGACATCAGCGAGCGCCGCGCCGCCGAGGCGGAACTGCAAGGCTACCGTGCCCGGCTCGAAAACATGGTGCTGGAGCGCACCCGCGACCTGGAACAGGCCCTGCGCACGGCGGAATCGCAGCGGGAGAAGATCGACCTTATCCTGCGTTCCGTGTCCGAGGGGCTGCTGGTGACCGACCCAGACCACCGGGTGACGTTGGCCAACCCGGCGGCGGAAGACATCCTGGGTCTTGCCGCCCCCGGTGACCTGGTGGGTGAAGGGGTGGCGGATCTCATCGAGGACGCCCCGCTGCGCAAGCGGCTGGTGCACTGCCTGGACGACACCATGGGCGGCGCGCCCTGCCAGTTCGGTTTTTCGCGTCCGACGGAAACGGGCGGCGTGCATCACTACACGGCCAGCACCTCCGAGGTGCGCGACGCGGGCGGCGTGCGCACCGGCGTGGTCACCGTACTGCACGACGTGACCAGCGAGCGCGAACTGGACCGCATGAAGAACGAATTCCTGACCACCGCCGCGCACGAACTGCGCACCCCGCTCACCACCATCCTGGGGTTTTCGGAACTGCTGGTCACCGGCGACGACATCCCCTCCGCAGAGCAGCGCCAGTACCTTGGCTACATCAACGAGCAGGCCGCGATGGTAACCGGCATCGTGGCGGACCTGCTGGACATTTCCCGCATCGAGATGGGCCAGGGCTTCAGCCTCAAGCGCAGGCCGTGCGACCTGGTGGCGTTGATCCGCCGCAAGGTGGCCGCGCACATCGTGGGCACGCGTCGGCATTCGTTCCGGCTGCTGCTGCCCGAAACGCCGGTTCCCGCCGTGGTGGACGCGGACAAGGTGGCCCAGGTGCTCGACAACGTGCTGAGCAACGCCGTCAAGTATTCCCCCGGCGGCGGCGTGGTCGAGGTGCGGCTGCGCCCGGGCCAGGGCGTGCACGAGGTCAGCGTGCGCGACAACGGCATGGGCATGAGTCCGGAACAGCTTTCGCGGGTGTTCGAGAAATTCTATCGGGGCGATGCTTCGAATACCGGCATACCCGGCACGGGCCTTGGCATGAGCATCGTGAAGTATCTCATCGAGGCCCATGGCGGAGAGGTGGCGGTGGAAAGCGCCAAGGACGTGGGTACCACGGTGCGCTTTACGCTACCGACCGGCCCGGTCGGCCCGACTGGTGCGTGA
- a CDS encoding response regulator, translating to MSGMCQARLIDILLVEDDPGDVRLTREALKGNRVSNRLFVVEDGEEAMSFLRREDQYADAPRPDLVLLDLNLPRKNGREVLEEIKRSPELRSIPVVVLTTSRQERDILSAYDLNANCYITKPVGWEQFLEVVGQIEHFWMGIVTLPQKGD from the coding sequence ATGAGCGGCATGTGTCAGGCAAGACTCATCGACATCCTGCTGGTCGAGGACGACCCCGGCGACGTGCGCCTGACGCGCGAGGCGCTGAAAGGCAATCGCGTATCCAACCGGCTGTTCGTGGTGGAGGACGGCGAGGAGGCCATGTCCTTCCTGCGGCGCGAGGACCAGTACGCCGACGCGCCCCGCCCCGATCTCGTGCTGCTGGACCTGAACCTGCCGCGCAAGAACGGGCGCGAGGTGCTGGAAGAGATCAAGAGATCGCCGGAACTGCGCTCCATTCCGGTGGTGGTGCTGACCACTTCGCGGCAGGAACGTGACATTCTGAGCGCCTACGATCTCAACGCCAACTGTTACATCACCAAGCCCGTGGGCTGGGAGCAGTTTCTGGAGGTGGTGGGGCAGATCGAGCATTTCTGGATGGGCATCGTGACCCTGCCCCAAAAGGGGGACTGA